The Sabethes cyaneus chromosome 3, idSabCyanKW18_F2, whole genome shotgun sequence DNA window AGGACgggggagggaatctaattacaaacgagcgcgaggtggtcgacagatggaagcagttcttcgatgaacacctcaatggcgaagtcgcagaaggaggcggaacggaaattagcccaggagcgcccatggaagatagtaatgtcctggcacctgatctccaagaagtcaaacgagaaatcggactgctgaagaccaacaaagtcgCTGGGAAGGGCCGTCTACcgacagagctttataaacacggcggagaaacgctagcaaaggctctacactggattatttccaggatttgggaggaggaaaagctaccggaggaatggatggaaggagtggtttgtcccatctacaaaaagggtgatcggctagactgctgcaactatcgtggtattacgctgggaaacgccgcctataaggtactctcccaaatcctgctacgccggctgtcaccgataccACAAAGTTTCgtagacaaggtgacggtttatcctgcatgctgttcaacatcgctcttgagggggtgatctgacgagcgggcgtcgaaacgagaggcacgatttttgccaagagtagccaacttctaggctttgcagatgacttcgatcattgccaggaactttgcaacgtcggaggcaatctacgccagactgaaagcagagtctaggagaattgggctaaaaataaatgcgtcgaagaccaaatacattaaaggaagaggctcaaaggaaacaaacgcgcgcctcccacggacggttaccattgacggcgacgaactagaagtggtagcggacaacaacactagtaaggagatccagcggcgcatccaagcgggaaatcgggcctactttgcccttcgtaaaacgttacgatcaggaagcatacgccgccgctcgaagctaactatgtacaaaacccttattagaccggtagttctttgtggacttgaagccgtgacgctgctcacggagggcaTACGCGCTCTTACCGTGTCTGggtggaaagtgctgcggacgatatttggcggagtacaaactgaaagcggagagtggcggaggcgtatgaatcacgagctacaggcactgctgcAGTGCGACgaagtcctcttcaacaaccccaccggtaccagtaacaggggggcccaacgtgcacgatggctcgaccaggttgaaagcgatttgcgacttctgagacgactaggaaattagcgacgagtggcccaagatcgagttgaaagccacctcggctctatgcCGCTGAAGAAGCAGAAGAATCGCGCAATAATTTTCttcgaaattttcctgaattatGGGTTTTGATAGATATAATATTTAACCCTTAACCACAGAGAAAACTTAACGTATAGTCTGAATGTTGCGAtattcgcctctattctacataccgatcggagccgaatctgatcagaaattgcgcttcgatcggaatacaacgAATGCTTATAACACACGTCAATCGCGATGTTTCTGACCGGAACGGAGAATCGAGGCGATTATCataaaaatgtcaagaaattcgTTCTGAACTAAGGTTCTGAATACATTTTTTATgttgtgaattcaaaacaaatttaagTATATGCTTCTGAAGCTTCAAAAGCAAAGAGTCTgtacggaaattagaaatacgagaaatatttatttatttacttctcTTCTTCTTCTCTTTTCTGTTATGTGCGGATGACATTTCCACACACGAACGGTGTTATGGCACAGCTGTTCGCTATAACGCCAGTaagttattgtcaattgcaaggaaaattgtaccatacaaagtgcgatatcgctcataaaagtgctattttagtttaaatcgtttcgatatcttcggcgcactttttcgttatcttccaagcaataagtgcgccgaagagaccaaaacgatttaagctaaaatagcacttttatgagcgatatcgcactttgtatggtacaattttccttgcaattgacaatatttattTACTGAAAAAAACCAACGACCCCGAAAGGGCAAATTTTCGATCAGCATTCAGCACCCAGTCGATATTCGAGTCGATAATGTTGACAGTTCGTCACCAACCAGTGTTTGTGTACGTTGTGCAATTTTTGTTGGATGGGCTGTATTGCTGCCCGTAAATAGAATAACAATTTAATAACAATTACATATTGAACAAAGATCTTTTGGCAATACTTGTTCGGCTTATCGTGCTGATAAGCTAGATACGACTAGATAGTGCAAGCTCTAAATTTTGACAAAGAAAAGTGCTCGGTGTTGTTCAATCTGTGGACCATCTAGAACCGGTTTATTGGTGTTCATATTTCGAATGACGTGTAATTTCAAGCGCCGCTAAATCCAAACAGACTTTTGTTAGAATTATTAGTATACACTGCCAAGTTGGAACTTTTGCAGCCTCTGGCGTTTACTCAGTAAGTAAACAAAACCGATCATCTGCAGCACATAGTTCGATTAGACGAAGTCATTACGTGTCGAGTAGGTGAATCAGTTAGTCATAATGGGAGCGGCTGGTAATATGCGGGCATTAATACTGGTTGGGGGATACGGAACGCGGCTACGGCCTCTGACGCTGAGTACCCCAAAACCACTGGTAGAATTTGCCAACAAACCTATCCTTTTGCATCAAATTGAAGCACTTGTTGAAGCCGGCGTCAATCAGGTCTGTTTGTCACAGTTTGTTATAAGGTGGAAAAAAATTAATACAGCATATTTTTAGGTGATTTTGGCTGTATCCTACCGTGCCGAACAGATGGAAGTTGAGTTGAAACAAAAGGTAGAACGACTAGGCGTGAAACTAATATTTTCACACGAAACCGAGCCACTGGGGACGGCCGGTCCCCTGGCGTTGGCGAAAGACGTGCTTGCTGAGAGCTCTGAACCATTTTTCGTGCTTAATTCCGACGTCATCTGTGACTTTCCGTTCAAGGAGCTGGAACAATTTCATCGAAGGCACGGCAAGGAAGGTACTATCGTCGTTACCAAAGTCGAAGAGCCGTCCAAGTATGGCGTTGTGTTGTACTCCGAAAATGGGTGCATTCAAAATTTTATCGAAAAACCTCAGGAGTTCATCAGCAACAAGATCAATGCTGGAATGTATATTCTAAATCCATCGGTGCTGTCGCGAATACAACTGAAGCCGACATCGATTGAGAAGGAGGTATTTCCGGTCATGTCCAAGGAGAAGCAATTGTATGCGTTCGAGTTAAATGGCTTTTGGATGGATATCGGACAGCCGCGTGATTTCCTGACAGGAATGTGCTTGTACCTGAATTCGGTTCGCCAGCGACAACCAGAGCTGCTGTACGATGGTCCCGCCAAGTTCGTTGGCAATGTACTGGTTGATCCTAGCGCCAAAATTGGCGCCGGCTGCCGGATCGGACCGAACGTTACCATTGGGCCGGATGTGATCATCGAAGATGGAGTTTGCATTAAACGGTGTACAATTCTGCGGGGTGCCGTTATCAAGTCCCACTCGTGGCTGGAGAGTTGCATCATCGGATGGCGCTGTATAGTGGGCCGATGGGTAAGATTGGAGGGAACTACCGTGCTCGGTGAGGACGTTATTGTACAGGATGAAATCTTCATCAACGGAGGCCAAGTGTTGCCTCATAAAAGCATAGCGGTAAGTGTTCCCGAACCGCAGATAATCATGTAGAAAGCACCTGCAGGTGGGAAACTATGCGAGCAATTATCTTTCGTGTCATCATGCGAAGCCACATGTGCCGATCTCGCTTTCTATATTAGTcgtttacaaattatttttaatcgtTTCTATTTTTTCCTGGTACAATATCAAATTCACCGAGGGAACAGACATGGTGGCATTTATTTCGTATTTATAATTTTGATTCTTTATT harbors:
- the LOC128742072 gene encoding mannose-1-phosphate guanyltransferase beta, with protein sequence MGAAGNMRALILVGGYGTRLRPLTLSTPKPLVEFANKPILLHQIEALVEAGVNQVILAVSYRAEQMEVELKQKVERLGVKLIFSHETEPLGTAGPLALAKDVLAESSEPFFVLNSDVICDFPFKELEQFHRRHGKEGTIVVTKVEEPSKYGVVLYSENGCIQNFIEKPQEFISNKINAGMYILNPSVLSRIQLKPTSIEKEVFPVMSKEKQLYAFELNGFWMDIGQPRDFLTGMCLYLNSVRQRQPELLYDGPAKFVGNVLVDPSAKIGAGCRIGPNVTIGPDVIIEDGVCIKRCTILRGAVIKSHSWLESCIIGWRCIVGRWVRLEGTTVLGEDVIVQDEIFINGGQVLPHKSIAVSVPEPQIIM